CATGGCCCCGCCGGCCGTCTTCGCGCTGCCCTTCTTCCAGCTCTATTCCGCCTTCGGACTGATCGACACCCACATCGCGGTGGCCATCGCCCACTGCCTGTTCAACGTGCCGCTCGCCGTCTGGATCCTCGAAGGCTTCATGTCCGGCGTGCCGAAGGAGATCGACGAGACCGCCTATATCGACGGCTATTCCTTCCCGAAATTCTTCGTGAAGATCTTCATGCCGCTGATCGCTTCCGGCATCGGTGTCGCCGCCTTCTTCTGCTTCATGTTCTCGTGGGTCGAGCTTCTGATCGCCCGCACGCTGACCACCACGGACGCCAAGCCGATTGCCGCGATCATGACCCGCACGGTCTCCGCTTCGGGCATGGACTGGGGCGTTCTGGCCGCCGCCGGCGTGCTGACCATCATTCCCGGCGCGCTCGTCATCTATTTCGTCCGCAACTACATCGCCAAGGGCTTTGCCCTCGGCCGCGTGTGACAGGAGGCTGCGATGAGCTTTTCATGGATGGCCTGGACGCTTCCGACGGCCCTTTTCTTCATCATCATCTTCCTGCTGATCGCGGCGATGGGGGTGTGGGAGTATTTCTCGCCCGGCGGCAATCCGCGTGTCGGCATACTGCGCTTTGAAACCACCCGCGGCGACCGCCTGTTCGTGTCGCTGCTCGGTTCGGCATTCATTCATCTTGCCTGGCTGGGACTTGGCGGTCCCAACCTCTGGTGGGCTCTCGCCTTGTCAGTGGTCTACGCGATCGGCGTATTCCGCTTCGTGTGAGGCAGAAAGAACGGATGGCGGGGAGGTTCGCCATCCATGACGACGAAAACTGCAATCGCAAACCCTTGGGAGGACAATCATGCGACGGCATCTTTTGACGACGACGGCAGTCATGCTGCTGGCATTTACCGGTACGGCTCTTGCCGGCATGGACGAGGCAAAACAGTTCCTGGACAAGGAAATCGGTGACGTTTCATCGCTTCCGCGCGCCGACCAGGAAAAGGAAATGCAGTGGTTCATCGACGCTGCCAAGCCCTTTGCCGGCATGGACATCAAGGTGGTTT
The window above is part of the Rhizobium sp. ACO-34A genome. Proteins encoded here:
- a CDS encoding sugar ABC transporter permease, giving the protein MNHDTRGKLSFLVPTIYILFLILPIYWLVNMSFKENSEILGALSLWPKNPTLRNYTVIFTDPSWYKGYINSIIYVVMNTVISVTAALPAAYAFSRYRFLGDKHLFFWLLTNRMAPPAVFALPFFQLYSAFGLIDTHIAVAIAHCLFNVPLAVWILEGFMSGVPKEIDETAYIDGYSFPKFFVKIFMPLIASGIGVAAFFCFMFSWVELLIARTLTTTDAKPIAAIMTRTVSASGMDWGVLAAAGVLTIIPGALVIYFVRNYIAKGFALGRV